In Bacteroides cellulosilyticus, the genomic stretch ACAAGATGAGCAAACCAAGATTTTCAGTGCGCAGGTCTGGGCACCGGAAAAGCCATATAAAGTAAAGAAGCGTACATTTAAACCTAATACGGATCCTTTGCTTATCTACGAATGTCATATCGGTATGGCGCAACAGGAAGATAAGGTAGGAACTTACAATGAGTTCCGTGAAAAAACTCTTCCGCGCATAGCTAAAGCCGGATACAATTGTATTCAAATCATGGCAATTCAGGAACATCCCTACTACGGTAGCTTCGGTTACCATGTATCCAGTTTCTTTGCCGCTTCTTCCCGTTTCGGTACTCCGGAAGAACTGAAGGAGTTGATCGATACCGCACACGGATTGGGTATTGCAGTGATTATGGACATCGTTCATTCTCATGCAGTAAAGAATGAAGTGGAAGGCTTGGGCAATTTTGCCGGTGATCCGAATCAATACTTCTACCCCGGCGCACGACGTGAACATCCGGCTTGGGACTCACTTTGTTTCGACTATGGAAAAAATGAAGTTATCCATTTCCTTCTCTCCAACTGTAAGTACTGGCTTGAGGAATACGGATTCGACGGTTTCCGGTTCGATGGTGTAACATCTATGCTCTATTATAGTCACGGACTGGGTGAAGCCTTCTGTAATTATGGAGACTATTTCAATGGCCATCAGGATGACAATGCCATCTGCTACCTGACACTTGCCAATAAACTTATCCACGAAGTAAATTCCAAAGCAATAACGATTGCTGAAGAAGTATCGGGAATGCCCGGTCTTGCAGCTAAAGTTGAAGACGGCGGCTATGGTTTCGACTACCGCATGGCAATGAATATCCCCGATTATTGGATCAAGACCATCAAAGAAAAAATAGACGAAGATTGGAAACCATCCAGCATGTTCTGGGAAGTAACCAATCGTCGTAAAGATGAAAAGACCATATCTTATGCAGAAAGTCACGACCAGGCATTAGTGGGCGATAAGACGATTATCTTCCGTCTGATAGATGCCGATATGTACTGGCATATGCAGAAAGGTGATGAAAACTACACAGTGAATCGTGGTATTGCTCTTCACAAGATGATACGTTTACTGACTTCAAGTACTATCAATGGTGGTTATCTTAACTTCATGGGCAACGAATTCGGTCATCCCGAATGGATTGATTTTCCACGTGAAGGTAATGGATGGTCATGCAAGTATGCCCGCCGCCAGTGGGATCTGGTAGATAACAAGAATCTTACTTACCACTATATGGCCGACTTTGATGCGGATATGCTCAAAATCATTAAGAGCGTGAAAGCTTTCCAGGCAACACCTGTTCAGGAAATCTGGCACAATGACGGTGATCAGGTATTGGCATATATGCGTAAGGATTATGTCTTTGTGTTCAATTTCAATCCAAAACAGTCATTTACCGATTATGGCTTCCTGGTTTCTCCGGGCACATATGAAGTAGTATTGAATACGGATAATCCTGCTTATGGCGGTAATGGATTAGCTGATGACACTGTAAAACATTTCACTATTGCTGATCCTCTTTATGAAAAAGAGAAGAAGGAATGGTTGAAGTTATATATTCCTGCCCGTACAGCAGTAGTATTAAAGAAAACGAAATAAATAACATACTATAAATAAAAAAGCCGTGTCGGGAAATTCCAACACGGCTTTTTTATTCTTCTTTTCGATAGATTATTTCAATTGCGCTTCAATTTGCGGCAATAGTTTCTTAATATTATCTATCATACTTTTTTCACGAGGTTTGTCTGCCGAGAGTAAGGGGAGTGCGCGTTCCAGATACGTTTTAGCATTCTGGAAGTTTTTGTCAGCGATTTCTTTCTGTGCATCGTACTTAGCTTTATCTGAATTAGCCAATGGTGCTGCATTCTTCAGAACTAAAGCTGCCTTGTTATAAGAAAGTGTACCCAAGCTGTACAATGCGTTGGTATTCTTTTCATCGTCAGCAAGTACCTGTTTGAAAGCTTCTTCAGCATCATCCAGTTTATTAGCCTTTTGTGCTTTAATACCGGCATTCAGATAATAATTAGCATGAAGTCTTTTCAATGTCTTGTTTTCTGGAGCTGCTTCTATACCCTCTTTCAGAGTAGCAAGATACTCACTGTCTTTTTTCAAATCCTTCAATGCACCGGCTTTACCTACATATGCATTTCCCAGATTGTATTTCTTTTGAATAGCAATATCAAAATACTTGAGAGCTTCTTCCGGTTTTTTGATTTTATCGGCACAAACGCCGCAGTTGTAAGCGATAACAGAGTCCTGATTGTTTGTCTGTGTCAGGTAGGTACTGAATTTTGTAAATGCTTCCTGGTAATTTTTGGCTTCGAGTGCTGCCTTTCCTTCGTTAATTAGATTTCCAGGTTCTGTAGTTTGCGCAAAAAAGTTAGTTGCTGCACAACACAGCGCAATGGATAACAAAAATTTTTTCATGTGCTTTAAATTTTAAAAGTTGATATCCCAAAATTAGTGTTCATAACTATAGAAGCAAAACCATTTTAACTTTTTTGTAGTTTTTAGGACAGCTGTAACAAATGTTATTTTACGTAAATTTCAAAGGGAATTGTCTACAGAACAACAACATGAGAAAAACAAATTGTGCACATAATCAAAATAGATTATATTTAGAATGAAAATAAATCATACAGAAAAATCACTGCATTGTACAGAATTACCCTAATTAATGAAACAGAAAAAGTCGCAAATGCTTATTTATTAGCGATTTGCGACTTTTCTTCTGTGATTCCGTTGCGATTCGAACGCAAGACCCACGCCTTAGAAGGGCGTTGCTCTATCCAGCTGAGCTACGGAACCATCCTTAATTGCGGTGCAAAGGTACGCTTTTCTGTGAAATTTGCAAAGATTTTACGCAGAAAATATTTTGTAAATAAATGCTTTTATATCCGATTAGATGTTATAATCCTAATGGTAAACCAGTTACATACCATAAAATAAATAACAAAGTCCAGGCTAATAATATATATAGAGAGTATCTCCATGTATATTTCAGTAATGAACCATAGGTCGCTTGCTTATCATATTGCTGCATGTAAGTAAGGATAAGAGGCATGTAGAACATGAAAGGAGTGATGGCATTGGTGGCACTGTCGCCAATACGAAAAGCGCATTGCACCATATCCGGAGAAATCCCCATATTGGCAAAGAACGGAACAAAGATGAAAGACATGAAAGTCCACTTGGCAGTGGCAGAGACCATAATAAGGTTCACAAGTGCTGTAAATAGAATAAATAGAATGAGTATCCATAAACTCCCAAGATGGATGGACGAAAGCATGTCCGCTCCCATAATGGCTATACATTTATCCAAATGAGAATACTCGAAACACGCAAACATCTGAGCAGCAAAGAAAGCGATAACAAAGTAAACACCCAACAATTTCATAGGTTGAGTAAGCCCCTCAATCACATCTCCATCTGTACGATAACGACCGGAAGCAAAGCCATAAACCATCCCCATAAGCCCGATACCAAAAGAAAGCAAAAACAGAATGCCCTCTATAAAAGGAGAACGGATCAGACCACCATTCACACTACGCAAAATACCCCATGAAGAGAAAGTAGCCCAAAGAATCACGGTTGTATAAATCACCCCGATAGATACTGCACCTATCATAGCACGACGTTCTTTGCGGGATAATTGCTTATAACCATTGAAACGAATATGACCGGCATATTCCCCCAAAGCCGGAAGAAGATTACGGCGGGTTACCTGATAAATAATAAAAGCCAGCAAAAAAGTAGATGCAAACAAGAAATAGTAATTGCATAAAGGCCCTGTATTTCCAGGTGACACATTTGCCATATCTGCGGCTTCTTGGGTACTGGCAGCAAGCATAGGATCCAAAGTACTTAGCATCAGGTTAGCGCTATACCCACACGAAACAGAAACGTATGCCGTAATAATACCTGCAACCGGATGCAGACCGACCGAATGGAACAAAGTTGCTGCAATCGGTAAAAGAATAATGTATCCGGCATCCCCTACTACATTGGAAAGTAATCCCAAGAAAATAACCAGTATCACCATGCGCCATGGATTATGCTTACGACGTGCCCCACCACGGATACAAGCATCTATAAAACCTGAATGTTGTGCCACCCCGATACCAAACATAGCCACAATTACTAAGCCCAGCGGAGCAAACCCCGTGAAATTAGTAACCACATGCCGCAACAGCCAACGAACACCTTCCGGACTAAGCAAACTTTGTACCCGTATCTCCTCCCCTGTTTGCGGTTGAAACACGCTCAGGCCGTAAATGTCAAATATCCACGATAAGACAATGACAGCCAGCGTCAACAAGAGAAACATTGTTGCCGGATGCGGTAAACGCCATTTGTTATTCATCATCTGCTTCCAGATTATCTATATCAAGAATACGGAGTTCCAAAGCACGCACAACCAGACGGGTTGCATTCACTCCTACCCGCTCTCCTTGTGGAAACAGACGGTTTACCAAATCATTCTGACGCTTTTCCAGAGATTTAACTCCAAAAGGCATACCTTTCAAGTTAGCAATCATATCTTTGGTATACCCCAATGCCAGATGGCGTAGGAAACGTTCGTCATACTCATCAATATCATAACTGATAACCGCTTCCTGACGTTTGGCATCATTCGCAACAGATTGCTTGAAACGGTCTACAATTTTTTCTAGAATAGGATAATTAAAAACCAGCTTCTTTCCATCCATTACTGCCTGTACATCTGTTTTCGTAAGCAGCTCACCTGTTTTCAAAATAATACCGTCAGCACCCGCATTCAGAACATCCACCCAAAGCTTTTCATTCAGAATTTCTCCGGTAAATATGAGTACGTGTACTCCCGGATAACGCTTAAAGATATTACGGCAGATATCCACACCAATAGTAGTAGAACCACCCAATCCTAAATCCAGCAAGACCAAATCAGGAACTCCAGCTTCTATCAATGTCCAGAATTCGCTTTCGGTCATAGCCGTACCGATAACTTCTGCGTTGGGTATTTCATGGCGGAAGATTTCTTCCGTTCCTTTCAGTTCAAGCTTAACGTCTTCTACAATAATTACTTTGAATTTCTTGTCTTCCATATTCTTTAATTTTATTTTCTTCTCGGTATCGTGAAATAAACTGTAAATCCACCATTCTCAGCTGGTTCAGCATTGATGCGACAGCCACGTTTTCCGGCAAACTCGTCATGGTCGCGAATAATCTGCTTGCAGACAAGATACTCTGTACCTCGCAACTCTCCTTTTTCTCCTGTTGCCGTCATACGTTCCAGGTTTGGATAGAAAAGTTGATTTAATTCCTCACGGTTTTTCGTCCTTCGCATATCAGTGAAAAGGAAACGAATATATTCTCCGTCTACTGCTGCCGCCAAATGTATTTTTCCATCCAGAGGAACAGACAAAGCTTCATCTATCAGATTCTCCAATAAGAAACGAAGTTGGATAAAATCTCCGACCACTCTTTCGTCAATAGCTTTCGTAGAGAAAGATACAGCAAACTCTTTTCCCTTATTCGCTTTACGGAAATATTTTTCTGCCAAAACAAACAACTCCGGTACGGAAATTATCCCTCGACGGAACGTAACTTCTTCCAACTGGCGCGATGCACACGAACTCAATATGGTAAATATACCTTTATAATATTCTATCAATTCGCTGATAGCTGAAACCGTCTCTTTTTCTTCCGTTTCTGAGAGAATACCTGAACGGAGTTTACCAATGAGTTGCTTGATCTTATTCGGATAATAAATTGTCTCGTGCTTGATGGTGGAAAGACAATTATCAAGCACCATATTCTGCA encodes the following:
- a CDS encoding tetratricopeptide repeat protein, with translation MKKFLLSIALCCAATNFFAQTTEPGNLINEGKAALEAKNYQEAFTKFSTYLTQTNNQDSVIAYNCGVCADKIKKPEEALKYFDIAIQKKYNLGNAYVGKAGALKDLKKDSEYLATLKEGIEAAPENKTLKRLHANYYLNAGIKAQKANKLDDAEEAFKQVLADDEKNTNALYSLGTLSYNKAALVLKNAAPLANSDKAKYDAQKEIADKNFQNAKTYLERALPLLSADKPREKSMIDNIKKLLPQIEAQLK
- a CDS encoding AbgT family transporter translates to MNNKWRLPHPATMFLLLTLAVIVLSWIFDIYGLSVFQPQTGEEIRVQSLLSPEGVRWLLRHVVTNFTGFAPLGLVIVAMFGIGVAQHSGFIDACIRGGARRKHNPWRMVILVIFLGLLSNVVGDAGYIILLPIAATLFHSVGLHPVAGIITAYVSVSCGYSANLMLSTLDPMLAASTQEAADMANVSPGNTGPLCNYYFLFASTFLLAFIIYQVTRRNLLPALGEYAGHIRFNGYKQLSRKERRAMIGAVSIGVIYTTVILWATFSSWGILRSVNGGLIRSPFIEGILFLLSFGIGLMGMVYGFASGRYRTDGDVIEGLTQPMKLLGVYFVIAFFAAQMFACFEYSHLDKCIAIMGADMLSSIHLGSLWILILFILFTALVNLIMVSATAKWTFMSFIFVPFFANMGISPDMVQCAFRIGDSATNAITPFMFYMPLILTYMQQYDKQATYGSLLKYTWRYSLYILLAWTLLFILWYVTGLPLGL
- a CDS encoding DUF5932 domain-containing protein, which codes for MEDKKFKVIIVEDVKLELKGTEEIFRHEIPNAEVIGTAMTESEFWTLIEAGVPDLVLLDLGLGGSTTIGVDICRNIFKRYPGVHVLIFTGEILNEKLWVDVLNAGADGIILKTGELLTKTDVQAVMDGKKLVFNYPILEKIVDRFKQSVANDAKRQEAVISYDIDEYDERFLRHLALGYTKDMIANLKGMPFGVKSLEKRQNDLVNRLFPQGERVGVNATRLVVRALELRILDIDNLEADDE
- a CDS encoding alpha amylase C-terminal domain-containing protein, which gives rise to METLNLIKNDPWLEPFEDAIKGRHQHVLDKEAELTNKGKQTLSDFASGYLYFGLHRTADGWIFREWAPNATEIFIVGTFNEWKELKKYSLKRKDYGVWEIKLPADAMRHGDLYKLIVHWEGGCGERIPAWVTRVVQDEQTKIFSAQVWAPEKPYKVKKRTFKPNTDPLLIYECHIGMAQQEDKVGTYNEFREKTLPRIAKAGYNCIQIMAIQEHPYYGSFGYHVSSFFAASSRFGTPEELKELIDTAHGLGIAVIMDIVHSHAVKNEVEGLGNFAGDPNQYFYPGARREHPAWDSLCFDYGKNEVIHFLLSNCKYWLEEYGFDGFRFDGVTSMLYYSHGLGEAFCNYGDYFNGHQDDNAICYLTLANKLIHEVNSKAITIAEEVSGMPGLAAKVEDGGYGFDYRMAMNIPDYWIKTIKEKIDEDWKPSSMFWEVTNRRKDEKTISYAESHDQALVGDKTIIFRLIDADMYWHMQKGDENYTVNRGIALHKMIRLLTSSTINGGYLNFMGNEFGHPEWIDFPREGNGWSCKYARRQWDLVDNKNLTYHYMADFDADMLKIIKSVKAFQATPVQEIWHNDGDQVLAYMRKDYVFVFNFNPKQSFTDYGFLVSPGTYEVVLNTDNPAYGGNGLADDTVKHFTIADPLYEKEKKEWLKLYIPARTAVVLKKTK